A window of the Corallincola holothuriorum genome harbors these coding sequences:
- a CDS encoding lipopolysaccharide biosynthesis protein, giving the protein MSNVGILLIKLCITFVMTPIVVRSLGNYDYGIWEIIGSVLGYMGMLDLGLKPTISRFAARYNAQNDKENMVTVYSTSLLFMLSVGVFLSVIFLFWALFFPGSIAAPESDHARYALLLLILGAQLLVVFPGYVAVSFLEGLQHYHVMNKVMLVNSLIGAAVIYSVITPENGLIALALINAIGTMTKFLIYFWLLSRPKYGQIKFSPSHCKLETLRELLGFGIKSFIQGAATRISHNADNFVIAAFMGPATIIFYALPASLIRHIRMLTMSITHAFLPLFSDLQARDDNEKSQQYYLTASRYVVAIVLMLSVCSAGLGPDFISVWIGPEYREPARYILYLLLANVMLQLLNPLASRYLTALGEHGILAKLAVWSASISLCLSLVLVNIWGLEGVALAAAIPTVFIQWRILGKTCEQLELSRSSYVRMVILPHLWPVLGAAGMIYFIHSIWAFDSFANIVITGAIGSVAYIAIMVCFLPSQDRQMMVNLIKRKVVNKG; this is encoded by the coding sequence ATGTCAAACGTAGGTATTTTGCTGATAAAACTATGCATTACCTTTGTGATGACACCGATCGTAGTTCGTAGCTTAGGCAATTACGACTATGGCATATGGGAAATTATCGGCTCTGTACTGGGATATATGGGGATGCTTGATCTCGGCTTAAAACCGACGATCAGCCGATTTGCTGCCCGATATAATGCCCAAAACGATAAAGAAAACATGGTGACAGTGTATTCGACATCACTTCTCTTTATGCTGAGTGTTGGCGTCTTCTTGTCCGTCATCTTCTTATTTTGGGCACTGTTTTTTCCTGGCAGCATTGCAGCACCTGAAAGTGACCATGCACGTTATGCACTGCTGCTCCTCATATTAGGAGCACAACTACTTGTTGTCTTTCCAGGGTATGTTGCAGTTAGCTTTCTTGAGGGGTTACAGCATTATCATGTCATGAACAAGGTGATGCTTGTTAACTCTTTGATTGGTGCTGCCGTGATCTATTCTGTCATCACACCAGAGAATGGCCTGATAGCACTCGCGCTCATTAATGCTATCGGCACCATGACAAAGTTTTTAATCTACTTTTGGCTTCTGTCTAGGCCTAAATATGGTCAAATCAAGTTTTCACCTAGTCATTGTAAGCTTGAAACGCTGAGAGAACTGCTTGGCTTTGGTATTAAGTCATTTATCCAAGGAGCAGCGACGCGCATTAGCCACAATGCTGACAATTTCGTCATCGCTGCGTTTATGGGGCCGGCAACCATTATTTTCTATGCGTTGCCTGCAAGTTTGATTCGCCATATACGTATGCTCACGATGAGCATAACCCATGCTTTTTTGCCTCTTTTTAGCGACTTACAAGCTAGAGACGACAATGAAAAAAGCCAACAATATTATCTCACCGCGTCCCGTTACGTGGTGGCTATTGTCTTGATGTTAAGCGTATGCAGTGCAGGATTAGGGCCTGACTTTATTTCGGTATGGATTGGACCTGAGTACCGAGAGCCAGCACGATATATACTTTACCTGTTGCTAGCTAACGTGATGTTACAACTACTAAATCCACTAGCAAGTCGCTATCTTACTGCGTTAGGTGAACACGGTATTTTGGCCAAGCTTGCTGTATGGTCTGCATCTATCAGCCTTTGCCTTAGCTTGGTTTTGGTTAATATTTGGGGGTTAGAAGGTGTCGCTCTTGCCGCAGCAATACCAACCGTTTTTATTCAGTGGCGAATTTTAGGTAAAACTTGCGAACAACTTGAGCTGTCCCGCTCCAGCTATGTAAGAATGGTTATTTTACCCCATCTATGGCCCGTGTTAGGTGCAGCCGGAATGATATATTTCATTCACTCCATTTGGGCATTTGATAGCTTCGCAAACATTGTGATAACAGGGGCCATCGGAAGTGTTGCCTACATCGCCATCATGGTGTGTTTTTTGCCCAGCCAAGATCGACAAATGATGGTGAATTTGATTAAACGGAAAGTTGTCAACAAGGGATAG
- the asnB gene encoding asparagine synthase (glutamine-hydrolyzing): MCGIAGFIDPSATRVSAESTIKQMVGRLHHRGPDSAGHWFSEHSGVVLGHARLAVVELSPLGAQPMLSSCGQYSLVFNGEIYNFQELRQELEGVGVNFIGHSDTEVLLNGFIRWGFEQTLKKTVGMFALALYDQMEGRLKLARDRFGEKPLYYGVQQGVFLFASELSSIRTTPYFNAPICEQALAEYLVYTRVNAPRSIFRDIYKLNPGHWLSVDVGTSDQQPTKHCYWDVHQVAHEARKRPAASRQEAIANVDSLLLQSVKQQMVADVPLGAFLSGGIDSSLVVAAMQSVSTKPTKTFSIGFHEPDFNEAEHAAKVANHLGCEHTELYVTAEDALALVPRMAQVYDEPFADSSQLPTFLVSQMARKHVTVTLSGDGGDELFGGYSRYETLANRWRSINKIPPYARTILASLLGGAAAVTGSNKFDVRKQWLQMPNLITLYEESVYPKQMLSLMENPVALSPALTHLPLDESAMLLHDIDSYMVEDILVKVDRAAMANSLEGRIPLLDHRLAEYAFSIPYQMNQADGVGKQVLRQLLYRYVPQDLVDRPKRGFAVPVAKWLRGPLREWAEALIHSPDAHLNQTRVIQLWKLHLSGKDMSRGLWTVLMFRDWLRSSTGSDELAISNA; this comes from the coding sequence ATGTGTGGGATAGCAGGTTTTATAGATCCTAGTGCGACAAGAGTATCGGCAGAGTCAACCATTAAGCAAATGGTTGGCCGGTTGCATCATCGAGGACCGGACAGTGCTGGACACTGGTTTTCTGAGCATTCAGGTGTCGTACTTGGTCATGCAAGGTTAGCTGTTGTCGAATTGAGTCCCTTGGGTGCGCAGCCCATGCTTTCTTCATGTGGCCAGTACTCATTGGTGTTTAATGGTGAAATATATAATTTTCAGGAGCTTAGGCAAGAACTAGAGGGGGTGGGGGTCAATTTCATTGGCCACAGCGATACAGAAGTTCTACTCAATGGGTTTATTCGTTGGGGCTTTGAACAGACATTAAAGAAAACTGTCGGCATGTTCGCTCTGGCGCTATACGATCAGATGGAAGGGCGCCTTAAACTAGCTCGAGACCGCTTTGGTGAGAAGCCATTATATTATGGCGTTCAGCAGGGAGTGTTCCTCTTTGCGTCTGAATTGTCATCTATTCGCACGACGCCTTACTTCAACGCCCCTATATGTGAACAAGCCTTGGCTGAATACCTCGTTTACACTCGGGTCAATGCACCACGCTCAATTTTTCGCGATATCTATAAATTGAATCCGGGTCATTGGTTGAGTGTCGATGTGGGTACATCGGATCAGCAACCCACGAAACACTGTTACTGGGATGTGCACCAGGTGGCGCATGAAGCGAGAAAGCGCCCCGCTGCATCACGCCAAGAAGCTATAGCTAATGTTGATAGTTTGTTGCTTCAGTCCGTCAAGCAACAAATGGTGGCAGATGTACCACTTGGTGCGTTCTTATCTGGTGGTATAGATTCTTCATTGGTTGTTGCGGCGATGCAATCCGTTTCCACTAAACCAACAAAAACCTTTTCTATCGGTTTTCATGAACCAGACTTTAACGAAGCCGAACACGCTGCCAAAGTAGCAAATCATCTTGGCTGTGAGCACACTGAGCTATATGTAACAGCAGAAGATGCGCTGGCATTGGTGCCGAGAATGGCTCAAGTGTACGACGAACCTTTTGCAGATTCTTCACAGCTTCCTACTTTTTTGGTCAGTCAAATGGCGAGAAAGCATGTCACTGTTACGTTATCTGGTGATGGTGGTGACGAGCTTTTTGGCGGGTACTCGAGATATGAAACCCTTGCCAATCGCTGGCGGAGTATCAATAAGATCCCTCCATATGCAAGAACTATACTGGCGTCGCTATTAGGAGGCGCGGCCGCAGTAACAGGTTCCAATAAGTTTGACGTGCGCAAACAATGGCTGCAGATGCCTAATCTTATCACTCTGTATGAAGAAAGTGTTTACCCTAAGCAGATGCTATCGTTGATGGAGAATCCTGTTGCGCTGTCACCTGCCCTCACCCACCTTCCGCTAGATGAAAGCGCTATGCTGTTGCACGACATTGACAGTTACATGGTTGAAGACATTTTGGTCAAGGTCGATAGGGCAGCGATGGCTAATAGCTTGGAAGGACGTATTCCGCTTCTGGATCATCGCCTAGCTGAGTATGCATTCAGTATTCCTTATCAAATGAACCAAGCTGACGGTGTCGGTAAACAAGTTCTCCGCCAATTATTATATCGCTACGTGCCACAAGATCTTGTAGATAGGCCAAAACGAGGATTTGCTGTACCAGTCGCTAAATGGCTTCGCGGTCCCCTCAGAGAGTGGGCTGAAGCGCTTATTCACTCACCTGACGCACATTTAAATCAAACACGCGTGATCCAACTTTGGAAGTTACACCTTTCAGGGAAAGATATGAGTCGTGGATTGTGGACTGTGCTGATGTTTAGAGATTGGCTGCGATCTAGTACTGGGAGTGATGAACTTGCAATATCCAATGCCTGA
- a CDS encoding glycosyltransferase family 4 protein: MKKSVLLIVRWPISGIRNYLRYVYQTPYFNDYEFTIVAPDLDFSRYFGEYLSSSRFTLKAAEASLKGIAKATRAVMAEKDFDLVHSHGFTSSVATVIPVTLAKKKHILTVHDVFQPGQFHAWYAPAKKWLLTRIFRQMDHVTTVSKDCAENLYEYLPGMRGAPVTPILNGIDTEYFKQSTAIDLQREYEQCHGRFLIGFMGRFMSQKGFRYLIDAIASLSKDKTLPSKPLIVAFGSVSGFVREDRALIEEKGLNEYFTFLPYTDDVGGSMKGLDMIAMPSLWEACGLLAMEALCAGVPIVATNCVGLREVLKDTPAWQVEPRNAEQIADAIRSLMLNPEQRTRFEAFADIACTRYSVDSAAKALADVYLKVESSK, from the coding sequence ATGAAAAAATCTGTGCTGTTGATAGTCCGTTGGCCAATCAGTGGGATCCGTAATTACCTTCGTTACGTTTATCAAACTCCCTACTTTAATGATTACGAGTTTACGATTGTGGCTCCTGACCTTGATTTTTCACGCTATTTTGGTGAATACCTGTCGAGCTCGAGATTTACCTTAAAGGCCGCTGAAGCAAGCTTAAAAGGCATAGCAAAAGCCACAAGAGCAGTCATGGCGGAAAAGGATTTTGACCTCGTACATTCTCACGGGTTTACATCTTCTGTTGCTACAGTTATTCCAGTAACGCTGGCAAAAAAGAAACATATTCTCACCGTGCATGACGTGTTCCAACCAGGACAATTTCACGCCTGGTATGCTCCAGCCAAAAAGTGGCTCTTAACCCGTATATTCAGGCAAATGGACCATGTAACGACGGTTAGTAAAGATTGTGCCGAAAACTTATATGAATACTTACCGGGCATGAGAGGAGCCCCTGTCACCCCAATATTAAACGGCATCGATACTGAGTATTTTAAGCAATCAACTGCAATCGATTTACAACGCGAATATGAACAGTGCCACGGACGTTTTCTGATTGGCTTTATGGGACGCTTTATGTCTCAAAAAGGTTTCAGATATTTAATTGACGCGATTGCTTCACTTTCAAAAGACAAAACGCTGCCAAGTAAACCTTTGATAGTGGCTTTTGGAAGCGTAAGTGGCTTTGTTAGAGAAGATAGAGCATTAATTGAAGAAAAAGGCCTAAACGAATATTTCACCTTTCTTCCATACACGGATGATGTGGGTGGCTCAATGAAGGGGCTTGATATGATTGCCATGCCCTCGCTTTGGGAAGCGTGCGGACTTCTAGCTATGGAAGCGCTTTGCGCAGGCGTTCCCATTGTTGCAACCAACTGTGTCGGCCTAAGGGAAGTGCTAAAAGACACTCCCGCATGGCAAGTTGAACCAAGAAACGCTGAACAGATTGCCGACGCTATTCGATCGTTGATGCTCAATCCAGAACAACGAACCCGTTTTGAAGCATTCGCTGATATTGCCTGCACGCGCTACAGCGTTGATAGTGCTGCAAAAGCCCTTGCGGATGTTTACCTCAAAGTAGAATCAAGCAAGTGA